From a single Paenibacillus sp. FSL R5-0345 genomic region:
- a CDS encoding M15 family metallopeptidase, whose product MLTLEQVRDKSTARLVGLHPVLAAGAKALIQQSYAKGVPIVITQGLRSIAEQNALYAQGRNKPGPIVTNAKGGTSYHNYGLAFDFALLLPDGNSLSWDMNRDGDKDKIADWQEVVQVGKQLGLEWGGDWTSFKDYSHLQMTFGLTTSQLRAGKRPTTDQVNEALKRIIGEDDAVNKDVKVSITLNGSKLTDGVLDTGITYVPVRVLAEALGAKVTYDAASKTVNVVKE is encoded by the coding sequence ATGCTGACTTTGGAACAAGTAAGGGATAAATCGACGGCGCGTCTTGTTGGGCTTCATCCTGTTTTGGCAGCAGGAGCAAAGGCTTTGATTCAGCAAAGCTATGCCAAAGGAGTGCCGATTGTGATTACCCAGGGATTACGCTCAATCGCAGAGCAAAATGCCTTGTATGCACAGGGGAGAAATAAGCCGGGGCCAATAGTTACCAACGCCAAGGGTGGAACCAGCTATCACAATTATGGCCTTGCGTTTGATTTTGCGCTTTTGCTGCCGGACGGAAATAGTCTTTCCTGGGATATGAATCGTGATGGGGATAAAGATAAAATAGCGGACTGGCAAGAGGTGGTACAGGTGGGTAAACAGTTGGGGCTTGAATGGGGAGGAGACTGGACGTCTTTTAAAGATTATTCCCACTTGCAAATGACCTTCGGTTTAACCACAAGTCAACTTCGCGCAGGTAAACGTCCTACAACGGATCAGGTCAATGAAGCTTTAAAAAGGATAATCGGGGAGGATGACGCAGTGAATAAGGATGTTAAAGTATCGATAACCTTGAATGGCAGCAAGCTTACGGATGGCGTTCTTGATACAGGTATAACATATGTACCCGTACGGGTTCTGGCTGAGGCGCTTGGAGCAAAGGTTACGTATGATGCTGCGAGTAAGACGGTGAATGTAGTAAAAGAGTAG